One window of Metopolophium dirhodum isolate CAU chromosome 3, ASM1992520v1, whole genome shotgun sequence genomic DNA carries:
- the LOC132940343 gene encoding ATP-dependent RNA helicase me31b isoform X1 translates to MLATNHNNSGINLNMPSKQLNRISFEGIDDAGWKAKLKLPPQDHRIKTSDVTSTKGNDFEEFCLKRELLMGIFEKGWEKPSPIQEASIPIALSGKDILARAKNGTGKTGAYSIPVLEQVDPKLDVIQALVIVPTRELALQTSQICIELAKHLDIRVMVTTGGTNLKDDILRIYQRVHVIIATPGRILDLLDKSIAKVDHCRILVLDEADKLLSQDFKGMLDHIISRLPSERQILLYSATFPLTVKQFMDKHLRSPYEINLMEELTLKGVTQYYAFVQEKQKVHCLNTLFSKLQINQSIIFCNSTQRVELLAKKITDLGYCCYYIHAKMAQAHRNRVFHDFRKGSCRNLVCSDLFTRGIDVQAVNVVINFDFPKMAETYLHRIGRSGRFGHLGIAINLITYDDRFALHRIEQELGTEIKPIPKVIDPRLYVARPEDVDINEEMDLSK, encoded by the exons ATGCTTGCTACAAATCACAATAACTCTGGGATTAACCTCAATATGCCCAGCAAACAGTTAAATAGAAT TAGCTTCGAAGGAATAGATGATGCAGGGTGGAAGGCCAAACTTAAACTTCCTCCTCAAGATCACCGGATTAAAACAAGC gatgTTACTTCAACTAAAGGAAATGACTTTGAAGAATTCTGTTTAAAACGAGAATTATTAATGGGTATATTTGAAAAAGGTTGGGAAAAACCTAGTCCTATTCAAGAAGCAAGTATTCCAATAGCACTTTCTGGCAAAGATATATTGGCAAGAGCAAAAAACGGCACAGGAAAAACTGGTGCTTATTCCATACCTGTCCTTGAACAAGTGGATCCAAAACTAGATGTTATACAAG cACTTGTGATCGTGCCAACCAGAGAATTAGCATTACAAACTAGTCAAATATGTATTGAGCTTGCAAAGCACTTGGACATTAGGGTCATGGTGACTACTGGTGGTACTAATCTTAAGGATGATATTCTTCGTATTTACCAAAGAG tgCATGTTATTATTGCCACTCCTGGAAGAATATTGGATCTCCTAGACAAAAGCATAGCTAAAGTTGATCATTGTCGGATTTTAGTTTTAGATGag gcaGATAAACTTTTGTCACAAGATTTTAAAGGTATGTTAGATCATATAATTTCGAGGTTACCATCTGAGAGGCAAATCCTCCTATACTCTGCCACATTCCCTCTGACTGTCAAACAGTTTATG GATAAACATTTACGTAGTCCATATGAAATAAACTTGATGGAAGAGTTAACCTTGAAAGGAGTTACTCAGTATTATGCATTtgttcaagaaaaacaaaaggtTCACTGTTTGAACACTTTGTTCTCAAAg cttcaaataaaccaaagtataatattttgtaactcaACACAGCGTGTAGAGTTACTTGCTAAAAAAATTACTGATCTCGGCTATTGTTGTTATTACATTCATGCTAAAATGGCCCAAGCACATCGTAATCGTGTATTCCATGATTTCAGAAAAGGATCTTGCCGCAATCTTGTTTGTTCCg ATTTATTTACGAGAGGTATTGATGTACAAGCTGTAAATGTTGTGATAAACTTTGATTTTCCCAAAATGGCAGAGACGTATTTGCATCGTATTGGTAGGTCAGGCCGATTTGGACATCTTGGTATAGCCATCAATCTTATCACTTATGATGACCGATTTGCTTTACACCGTATTGAACAAGAATTAGGCACGGAAATAAAACCTATACCTAAA GTAATTGATCCAAGGTTATATGTTGCACGGCCAGAAGATGTAGATATTAATGAAGAAATGGACCTTAGTAAATGA
- the LOC132940343 gene encoding ATP-dependent RNA helicase me31b isoform X2 — protein MLATNHNNSGINLNMPSKQLNRIFEGIDDAGWKAKLKLPPQDHRIKTSDVTSTKGNDFEEFCLKRELLMGIFEKGWEKPSPIQEASIPIALSGKDILARAKNGTGKTGAYSIPVLEQVDPKLDVIQALVIVPTRELALQTSQICIELAKHLDIRVMVTTGGTNLKDDILRIYQRVHVIIATPGRILDLLDKSIAKVDHCRILVLDEADKLLSQDFKGMLDHIISRLPSERQILLYSATFPLTVKQFMDKHLRSPYEINLMEELTLKGVTQYYAFVQEKQKVHCLNTLFSKLQINQSIIFCNSTQRVELLAKKITDLGYCCYYIHAKMAQAHRNRVFHDFRKGSCRNLVCSDLFTRGIDVQAVNVVINFDFPKMAETYLHRIGRSGRFGHLGIAINLITYDDRFALHRIEQELGTEIKPIPKVIDPRLYVARPEDVDINEEMDLSK, from the exons ATGCTTGCTACAAATCACAATAACTCTGGGATTAACCTCAATATGCCCAGCAAACAGTTAAATAGAAT CTTCGAAGGAATAGATGATGCAGGGTGGAAGGCCAAACTTAAACTTCCTCCTCAAGATCACCGGATTAAAACAAGC gatgTTACTTCAACTAAAGGAAATGACTTTGAAGAATTCTGTTTAAAACGAGAATTATTAATGGGTATATTTGAAAAAGGTTGGGAAAAACCTAGTCCTATTCAAGAAGCAAGTATTCCAATAGCACTTTCTGGCAAAGATATATTGGCAAGAGCAAAAAACGGCACAGGAAAAACTGGTGCTTATTCCATACCTGTCCTTGAACAAGTGGATCCAAAACTAGATGTTATACAAG cACTTGTGATCGTGCCAACCAGAGAATTAGCATTACAAACTAGTCAAATATGTATTGAGCTTGCAAAGCACTTGGACATTAGGGTCATGGTGACTACTGGTGGTACTAATCTTAAGGATGATATTCTTCGTATTTACCAAAGAG tgCATGTTATTATTGCCACTCCTGGAAGAATATTGGATCTCCTAGACAAAAGCATAGCTAAAGTTGATCATTGTCGGATTTTAGTTTTAGATGag gcaGATAAACTTTTGTCACAAGATTTTAAAGGTATGTTAGATCATATAATTTCGAGGTTACCATCTGAGAGGCAAATCCTCCTATACTCTGCCACATTCCCTCTGACTGTCAAACAGTTTATG GATAAACATTTACGTAGTCCATATGAAATAAACTTGATGGAAGAGTTAACCTTGAAAGGAGTTACTCAGTATTATGCATTtgttcaagaaaaacaaaaggtTCACTGTTTGAACACTTTGTTCTCAAAg cttcaaataaaccaaagtataatattttgtaactcaACACAGCGTGTAGAGTTACTTGCTAAAAAAATTACTGATCTCGGCTATTGTTGTTATTACATTCATGCTAAAATGGCCCAAGCACATCGTAATCGTGTATTCCATGATTTCAGAAAAGGATCTTGCCGCAATCTTGTTTGTTCCg ATTTATTTACGAGAGGTATTGATGTACAAGCTGTAAATGTTGTGATAAACTTTGATTTTCCCAAAATGGCAGAGACGTATTTGCATCGTATTGGTAGGTCAGGCCGATTTGGACATCTTGGTATAGCCATCAATCTTATCACTTATGATGACCGATTTGCTTTACACCGTATTGAACAAGAATTAGGCACGGAAATAAAACCTATACCTAAA GTAATTGATCCAAGGTTATATGTTGCACGGCCAGAAGATGTAGATATTAATGAAGAAATGGACCTTAGTAAATGA